Below is a window of Edaphobacter dinghuensis DNA.
CGTTGCTGAAACACCTGCTCTGCCGCCTTACGGATCGCAGCCAAGTCGAGTTGCCCCAGCATCTCCATCAAAAGAATGTCGAGAATGTCTCTGGCGCGGCCCTTCTTATACGGTCCTGTACATGCGTGAAGCTTCTGGGCAATCTGTTCGAAAATGCTCAAGCAGCGAATCGGCGTCGGTGTCCGCAGCCCCATCTCCGCAAGTCCGGGGATTTGCGGATCTATAAGGTCGACTTCACCTATCCCTGCTGGCCCCAAATCGACATCAATCGTCTGCCATGATCGGGTTTGATAACGCACGGCAAGCTCAAGGCGAATCGTATCAATTCTCTCCATCGTGATGGGCTTCGCCTTTACTTCAAACGAAAAGTCATCGAAGCCGAGGGATACTGCGTTTTGGAAACGCGTGAGCCGTTCTGCGCTGTCGCCAGCCATTCCTATATCAAGGTCTTTGGTCGCCCGCGCACTCTCGGCAAAGCGAAGCTCCATCGCAACCCCGCCTTTGAGGTAGTAATTGTCCAGGATGCCTTCAGAGACAGCGCACTCCAATACTCCGCAAACAGCCAGAAAAGAAATCCAACGGCGGAGGCGTTCCTGATCGAGACCCTCTTGCCTTGCGATTCGGGATAGCGTTTTGGGAAGAGCTTCGCGCTTAGGAGGCACTTGAACTCCTTGTGCTGGCTTGTTTCGTTACGCCATGTGCCCATTTGTTTGCCATTGTGTTCAGGCCCTTGGCATCGGCCGGCTTCAGTAGCCCCTTCTTTGTCGCGTCCGCTATTGCTTGGCGAGCCACGTCTACGCGCTTGGTGCTTTGAAGGACATCCACGATGGTTCGCTCTACTGAAGTCACCGGAATTCCTTCATACTCATTGATCTCGCCAGGAGTGATGCCCGCATGATGAATGGTGATCCATTTCGGGCGTTCGCGCCTGAGCCTTGCTGTCACGGGTACGGTGATGTGGATTCGTGCGGGGTTGACATCTGAGATCCCGTACAAGAGCAATGCAGTCTCGTGAGATATGAGGACTGAAGCAGGCCCGCCACTCGCTTGCGCCCACAGAACCGCCTCCCTGTACTGGGCCAGTCGATCTGCCGGGTAGTGTGAGATGCGGTATACCCCTCTGCTCACCCGTTCCAACCGGCCACGCTGAGCGAGGCGCACGAGGACTGAATCAGCAATACCGGCTGCACGAGCCTCCTGCGAGGTGAGAAGGCCGTCTCGCATCTCTGCAAGTGCATAGAGTTCGTCCATGCGCGTTGAAGGCATACGGCAAGTATGCGGCGCATCAGTCTGTTCTGTCAATTTAGTTCCACTATGGAATGAAATTGACATGATGGCTCAATGCCAGAGAGGTGCGTACTTCGGTCGAGAGCGCGAGTTTTCTTGGCCCTACTCTACCGGTGACAATACCTCTGCTTTATTCAACTCAAGCATAGGTTTTGTCACATTCCGTACGATCGGGCCGCTTGTCGTTCATGGTTGCGCGATTCCAAATGGAAGCGCAGCGGCCACTGAACCGCACGGTCAACTTAGGGTGAGCCAGCCCGCCACAGTCTGGCTCACAGCCCCAAAAAGTTTGTGTCAAAGTTTGTGTCAAAGGCCGCCCAGAAGGCCGGTTTTGCCGGTTTTTCCAACTTCTAAAGCCTTTTCCGTCAACAACTTACATTTTTAGGCTTTCCATGGCATGGAAGAGGTCATCGGTTCGATCCCGATCAGGTCCACCAAATATTTCAACAACTTACAGGCTTGCCGAAATTCTCGAGGGTCCATTTTGGGGCCAATAAGGGAACGCCCTTCATTTCGCACTCTCCTTCAGTATCCCGGCTACCTTTGACTGCACGTTCCTCTTCGCTGGCGTGGCCGCCTGCGAGTAGACCTCAAGCATCATTCACCGTTGCGTGCCGCAGCAGTTTCCGATGTAACCGCCTTACACAGATGACCTAGAGCATAGGCAGAGTGATCGGTGCCTCGGAGTCTGGCCATCATGGAATGATGCAGGATGGCCAGACGGAAAGCCACCTCGGCAGGAGCAATCGGACGCAGCAGCGATCAAGCTGGCTTTCCTGTGGTGGCCAGCGCAGATTTGGTTGAATAGATAATCGGGTTCAGAGGCGACGCAACTACTTCCCCTACCGCCACGCCTGGGCACCAACGTTCGATATCGGCAATCTGGTTCTTATTCTTTGGCGCAACCAGCCGCATATCTTCATCCATATAGATGATGGTCATCACCTCGCGAGGTCGATCAGTCGTATTCGCTCCTGCACGATGAAATGTCCATCCGCTATGAAAACTTACCTCCCCGAGATCGAAGACTCCCTCTTCCAGGTTGAACGTGCTAAGCGCCTGCTTCAGCGTCATCTCACTCTCGTCGCTGATTTCAAGATCACGGCCAATCTGAAAGCGATGGCTCTTCTCACAAAACGCCAGCGGCCCCATCTCGCGCGATGTCTCCTGAAGCGGTATCCACGCTGTCACCATCTTGTCACTCGATACAGGCCAGTAATATTGATCGGCGTGCCACGGAGTAATTCCTCCGCCTGCTTCTTTGTAGAGGGCCTGGTCATGATAGATGCGTACTCCTGTTACGCCCATCAACACTGCGGCGATGCTTGCCAGGCGTTTGCCGAAAACAAACTCCTTTACCCCTTCCGACTGGGTCCAGAGATTCATGATTTGAAGAAAAGCCTTGCCGTAGGTCGTGCGCTTTTCCAGCGGAGCAGCGTCGGCGGACAACTCGGCGACACGATCCGTGATGATGCGACGATAGTTCTCCAGCAGCTCCGGTGAGAACACATGCTTCAGCTTGATATAGCCATTCTCGTTGTAAAAATCAATCTGCTCCTTCGTCAAGGAAAAGGGAGCATTCAGTTCTCGACGTTGCTCTTCCCTATTCATTATGGTCACCCTTCAAGTTTTGGAAATATGATGAAGCGTTTCATCAATACGATCATGTAGCCGGTATATTTTGTCAAGACCATCTTCTTTGAGGCAGCGCTATTCTATGAAAATGAAGTCTGCCAAGACGCCTAATCTCTCTTTGCCGAAAGGCGCAACCAGTCATCGTAAGAGACCAAAAATCCAGGACGTAGCAACGCTGGCGAGCGTGTCACTCGGCACCGTATCCGCCGTCCTCAATGGAAACGGACGCATCAGCGCAGCTACACGAAACCGAGTCCGGACAGCGATTGCGAGTCTCGGATACCACCCCGACCTTTATGCGAGTAATCTCGCACGGAAGAGTACGCAGGTTATCGGTCTTGTCGTTTCAAACCTGCAGAACCCTTTCTTTGCCGAGACAGCCCAGGCAATGGAGGAAGAGGCTGGCCGTCACAATCATCAAATTTCGTTGATGGCCACAAACTTTTCGCCAGAGCGCCAGCGAGCGGCAGTAGAGCGCCTGCTGGGCGCACGCATCGCCGGTATCGCCGTCATTACTTCAGAGCACGATCAAGATGCACGCAAACTCGTCCTCGCGAGCGGAATCCCCTCCGTTTTCCTCGATGTCGACAAACCCATAAGGAACTCCGCAACCATATCCGTCGATTCGCGAGGTGGTATGCAGGCTGCGGTGGAACATTTGATCAAGTTAGGCCATCGCGATCTTCTCTTCGTCCGCAACTCCGAGAAGGAAAACGGAACGGTCCTACTCTCTCACAAGCTGCGTGATGAAGGCTTCGCAACCGCCGTACGCGCTTATAACTCGCTTGGGCTGAACACCAATACGGTCGACATCTCAGGACCCGGCGCCGATGCCGGCCAGCGCGCGATCGCCTCAGCCATTGGCCGCGTTCGCTTCACCGGAATTGTCACTGTCACGGACACAGTTGCGATGGGCGTCTATCGCGGATTGCAAGCCCGTAAATTACGTATACCCCAAGACGTCTCAGTGGTCGGCTTCGACGATGCGTACTTCTGCCGCTTTCTGAATCCTCCGCTTACAACCGTCAGCATCTCTCGCGAAGAGTTGAGCCGCATGGCTGTGGAAGCTCTTCTCCAACCGCAACTTCCTTCCGGGCGAGGACGTTCGTTTAACCTCGGCACCCACCTCATCGTGCGTGAGTCAACCGCAACACCCAATACAAAGAGCAGAACTATGCGAGCAGGTTGATCCCCTTTCACCTTCAAGAGCAATAAGCGATGCACGGAAGCAATAACTGGTTTTTTAGGGTTTTGAGGAGCTTCAGAGGCGACGGAGGCATTCAAAAAGCGCTTTTTGAAGAAGGTCCAAGAAGAGCTTCCTCTCATTCGAATTCCGTTTTCAAGGAGCTCCGCGACCTTTGACTGGCCTCCTGCTTGGCCAGATGGTTTCTCCTCCTTGCTTGTTCAAATCCATCCCTCACGCCGGCGATCCATTGCGCCCCTCAACGTAGCGAATGCATAGCGACCCGCTTGATCTTAACAACAAAGTAGGTGAACGAGCCTCCCTCAGGCACAATCAACTGGTGCGGAATCCCGGGGTCGATGTGCGCCACCGCTCCCGGCTTTAGCGGCTCGGAGACTCCATCATCGACGCCGCTGCCTCTCTGCTCTCCCGCGCCAATGGTTCGCGGATTCTTCAAATGCCCTCCGCTCACCAGCGTCGCCTCGCCCGCCACCGCGACAAAGATATCCGACCAGTCGCGATGCTCTTCCGCTTCGCCCGTCTTCACCCGCGTCGTAATCATTGTGCGATGACTGCCATATTCTCCCATCGCCTGTGCGTAGACTCCGGCTTCGCTCTTCGCCGCATCTGTCGCTGTGGCTTTCATCCACTTTTCCATCTGCTGCGCCGGAATGACTTCTGCCGTTGCTAAAGGCTTTCCGGTCAGTTGTACCCTTCCCGATTTACGGAAGCCTCTAATTCGATGGAAGGTCAGGTAATTCGCATCATGGAAGCTATGAGCTCCGCCAATGCCGTCATCGAACGCCGTCCGCGAGGCAACGATGATATCGCTCGCATCGAACTGCCAGTCGACATACTGGAAGGCATGAAAGCGCGACTCGGGATAATGCAGAACGATCTCACGCGGAGTCCAATGCGTCAGATCAGGTGAGCTCATCAGCGCCAACGTATTCCGCACACTTGCCGGCGAACTCACCGCCAGCGACTCCCCCGGGAGTGCCGGATTTGACAGCGTCCAGTAAAGCTTTGAGATCGGATCGAAGCGGATCGTAAACTTCGTCGCTCCTCCAGGAAAGTCGACAAATTGGTCTAGTTTAAGGGTGCGATCCGTAAGTTTAAGGATCGCCACACGTGAAGCATTGTTGACGCGAAGGATGTCCAGGATTGATCCGTTCGGACCCACCACTGCGTTACCTTCCAGCCATGTATCGCCCTTGTCGCCTACTGGAAACGATAGTCGATCCGAAAAGCTCCAGTTAGCCTCTTTCGTAATATCGCTGTCCACGGGTGCCCACATCACGAATGCCTGAAACGAGCCCCACGGCCCTGTCGGATGATGTTCAAACGCGCGATAAATTCTACCGTCGTGAATCACCACAGGAACAGGTGCCGTGTGGTAACCGGCGTCCTCTGTCAGGTAATGCGCCTCGCTCCACGTTGCACCGTTGTCGTCTGAGTCACGAATGACGATGCGGCCATACTCCGCAGTAGTGCCCATCAGGTAGATGCGTCTTCTCAGCACAAACAGGTTTGACCAGAACTGATCGTTGACCTCCGTCACCTTCGTCCATGTGACGCCACGGTCGTGCGAGACGAAGATCCTCGTCACTGCCGACTTCGTACTCGTTGATCCCGGCCCGAAGCAGTCATGCGACGCCACATAATCCCCATTAGGAGCAACCACGATCGAAGGCGATCCGACGTACTCCTTCGTCGAGGCAGGCTGATGGTCTATCACCACACCTGGCACTTGCTGGGCTCGTGCGCCTACTACCATCGCAAGACATAAAGCAATTCCTGTAAACCCGATACGCATCAAAGAGAACCTCCAGAAGATCCATGGTGTCCCATCTGTGGAGCCACTAATGGTTTGCAGGTCAGAACCAGAACTTAGCGGCAACCTGAATAACACGAGATGAGTTGGCAGAAGTGATCTGTCCAAAGGTAGCGGTGCCGAAGGTTCCATTCGGTGGCATGAAGTTGGGGTGATTCGCGCAGTCAAAGCATTCTCCGCGGAGTTCAAGCTTTGTCGACTCTGTGATGGGCACCGGGATATCGCGATGAATATTGAAGTCGAGGTTGTACCACGCAGGTCCCTGGACGTTCGGCGTCTTCGGGCTATTTCCGAAGGTCAATAGAGCAGGCGCGGAGAATGCATTCGTGTTGAACCACTGCGTTAGAGTGCGCTCGCTACCCGAAAGAAACGGATTCCCTGTCAGATTCGGCCGCATCATCTGGCTGAATGTTCCGGAGGTGTTGTTTGCTGCCTTGATCCATGTCTGCTGGCCCGACTGTACGGAAAAGATGCCGCCTGCCTCCCATCCTCCGATAAGAGCCGCAAAGATTCCGTGCTGTATAAAGGCTCGCCCTTCGCCGAAGGGAAGATCATACAGACCCGCCATGATGAACCGTGCCGGGATATTCGCCAGGCTCAGCCCCCGCTCCGCCTTCATGTTGTACTGATCCTGCGGATACAGACCGCTGAAGTTATCATCATTCACGTCGATGAACTTCGACCACGTAAACGCCGCCTGTAGCATCAATCCATTGTCAAATCTTCGCTGAACCTGAGCGAGCAGAGCGTTATAACTCGTGCTTTGCCCCGCATAGAAGTTACCGATATTAGCGAAGTTCGGGTAAGGTCTCATGCTCTGCGTCCCCCGACCCGCAGCCTGAACTTCGGCAATGGGGATCTGGTTGTACTGCACATTTTCCCAGAGATGTCGCGAAACACTGTTTGTATAACCTACCTGCCCGACAAAGCGCCAAGGAAGCGACTGCTGCACATCGAACGAAATCTGTTGAAAATAAGGTACGTGTGCGTTTGGATCATCATACTGTTGGTTGAGGTTATAACCGTTCGTACTCGGAGTGATCGCCGGAGTTTGTGAGAGCACAACCGCCGGAGCGTAGCCCGATGACTGCAGGGTGAAGGGCTGATCCTTCGGAAAGCGATTATATGCAGACGTAGCCCTACCCGTCAGAGGCATATAGAAGATGCCGTATGATCCGCGAATAATCGTCCCTTTGCTGAATGGATCCCAGGTGAAGCCTACGCGCGGCCCGAAGTTGCCCCACTGCGTATGCTGAATTCGATTTGCTCCTAACTGCCTCATCGTGATGATCTGCCCAGAAGCAAGATCAAAGTTCGAGCCGTTATAGTCCAGCTCGTTTGGGTTCTGTTCTACGTCATACCGTAGTCCCAGATTCAGCGTGAGGTTCTGATTGACCTTGTACACATCCTGCCCATAAACGCCGAAATAGTTCGAGCGCTCGTAGAATCGGCCGGTATTCGTGTCCGCCGTGTACTGGCTGGAAAGTCCCAACAGCAGGCTGGCAAAAGAGTTTCCTGTGCTCGTATTCGTTCCATTCGCGGTCTGCAGCGTGTTGAAGGAGTATGACGTCGCCGTCAACTGCAGGTCATTGATGTTGAATCTCCTGAAGTCCCCGCCGAAACTCAGGATATGTTTGCCCTTCACCACCGTCAGATTATCCGTTAGCTGGTACTCCTGCTGCGTCGGATCGAACCCGGGCGAGTCACCGATTCCCTGATAACCTGCCGGTGACATCGATGGCAACGCCTCTTGCACCAGGTTCGGGATCAACAGACTGTCTACATCGGTTGATGGAGTTAGCCGAGCAAGTTCTCCTCGAAGAAAGCCCACGCGAACATCATTCACAAGATTTGAGGAGAAGGTATGCGTCCATGCCATCGCTGAATCGTAGAACGTATCGATCTCACCCGTATTACCGCCCGCAGTCTTCCACGGCCGAGTCGCAATCGTGTAGGTGCGGTCGTAGGAGAGGCGCACAAAGGCAAGGTCCGCCGGATCGATCTGCATATCCACCCGGCCGTCCGCTTGGTCGTGGTTGAAGCCGCCAGCCTGGAGGTTATAGTAGTTCTGAGAAAATCCCGGCTTATTCGGTGTTACCCAGAGCGCTGCAACCTGCGTTGCGGCCTTATCCCACCTGCTCTTCGGAATCACGTTTCCCGGAAATGGATCGCGGACGACTACGCCGCTGACAATGCGCGTCGTCGCCGGGTCGAAGATCTGGTTCTTGTACACGGTCCTTCCCAGAGAGTCTGTCCCCACTGCTGCGCCCAGGATGTCCGAGAAGTCTCCCTGCTGCTCCTGCGCGGTCGGTAAGGTGAGGTTGTAGATAGACTGCGAACGTTGCCTTGTGCCTTGGTAATCGGCAAAGAAAAACAG
It encodes the following:
- a CDS encoding nucleotidyl transferase AbiEii/AbiGii toxin family protein, which encodes MPPKREALPKTLSRIARQEGLDQERLRRWISFLAVCGVLECAVSEGILDNYYLKGGVAMELRFAESARATKDLDIGMAGDSAERLTRFQNAVSLGFDDFSFEVKAKPITMERIDTIRLELAVRYQTRSWQTIDVDLGPAGIGEVDLIDPQIPGLAEMGLRTPTPIRCLSIFEQIAQKLHACTGPYKKGRARDILDILLMEMLGQLDLAAIRKAAEQVFQQRATHSFPPAIEIAPEWKPELEALAVNLGYPTTSATEIEGKFRAFVASLEAPGSPLSRTTDAL
- a CDS encoding type IV toxin-antitoxin system AbiEi family antitoxin domain-containing protein, with amino-acid sequence MPSTRMDELYALAEMRDGLLTSQEARAAGIADSVLVRLAQRGRLERVSRGVYRISHYPADRLAQYREAVLWAQASGGPASVLISHETALLLYGISDVNPARIHITVPVTARLRRERPKWITIHHAGITPGEINEYEGIPVTSVERTIVDVLQSTKRVDVARQAIADATKKGLLKPADAKGLNTMANKWAHGVTKQASTRSSSAS
- a CDS encoding phytanoyl-CoA dioxygenase family protein, which codes for MTKEQIDFYNENGYIKLKHVFSPELLENYRRIITDRVAELSADAAPLEKRTTYGKAFLQIMNLWTQSEGVKEFVFGKRLASIAAVLMGVTGVRIYHDQALYKEAGGGITPWHADQYYWPVSSDKMVTAWIPLQETSREMGPLAFCEKSHRFQIGRDLEISDESEMTLKQALSTFNLEEGVFDLGEVSFHSGWTFHRAGANTTDRPREVMTIIYMDEDMRLVAPKNKNQIADIERWCPGVAVGEVVASPLNPIIYSTKSALATTGKPA
- a CDS encoding LacI family DNA-binding transcriptional regulator — protein: MKSAKTPNLSLPKGATSHRKRPKIQDVATLASVSLGTVSAVLNGNGRISAATRNRVRTAIASLGYHPDLYASNLARKSTQVIGLVVSNLQNPFFAETAQAMEEEAGRHNHQISLMATNFSPERQRAAVERLLGARIAGIAVITSEHDQDARKLVLASGIPSVFLDVDKPIRNSATISVDSRGGMQAAVEHLIKLGHRDLLFVRNSEKENGTVLLSHKLRDEGFATAVRAYNSLGLNTNTVDISGPGADAGQRAIASAIGRVRFTGIVTVTDTVAMGVYRGLQARKLRIPQDVSVVGFDDAYFCRFLNPPLTTVSISREELSRMAVEALLQPQLPSGRGRSFNLGTHLIVRESTATPNTKSRTMRAG
- a CDS encoding sialidase family protein, with the translated sequence MRIGFTGIALCLAMVVGARAQQVPGVVIDHQPASTKEYVGSPSIVVAPNGDYVASHDCFGPGSTSTKSAVTRIFVSHDRGVTWTKVTEVNDQFWSNLFVLRRRIYLMGTTAEYGRIVIRDSDDNGATWSEAHYLTEDAGYHTAPVPVVIHDGRIYRAFEHHPTGPWGSFQAFVMWAPVDSDITKEANWSFSDRLSFPVGDKGDTWLEGNAVVGPNGSILDILRVNNASRVAILKLTDRTLKLDQFVDFPGGATKFTIRFDPISKLYWTLSNPALPGESLAVSSPASVRNTLALMSSPDLTHWTPREIVLHYPESRFHAFQYVDWQFDASDIIVASRTAFDDGIGGAHSFHDANYLTFHRIRGFRKSGRVQLTGKPLATAEVIPAQQMEKWMKATATDAAKSEAGVYAQAMGEYGSHRTMITTRVKTGEAEEHRDWSDIFVAVAGEATLVSGGHLKNPRTIGAGEQRGSGVDDGVSEPLKPGAVAHIDPGIPHQLIVPEGGSFTYFVVKIKRVAMHSLR
- a CDS encoding TonB-dependent receptor; translated protein: MKKATISILLLMLVCLAGELASRGQSVYGSIQGIVTDGSGAAITGAEVTASEMTTGIVQKVLTNKDGVYVLPNLRPGTYDIVTHDAGFTDTKHVGVVVHVGDAISLNMPLSVGGITSTVEVLAEPSPLRTEDTVVGSVIEEGTIKQLPLNGRSAFSLALLTPGVQQSAVSNGTSSDSQPRLSGGRARTNEVTLDGTSITDPRRGSSVIAPNLDAIQEFAVITNGIPAQYGRMAGGIITATLKSGTNKYHGNAFEFYRGSGMGAARNYFAATVPKLVYNQFGGIIGGPIKKNKLFFFADYQGTRQRSQSIYNLTLPTAQEQQGDFSDILGAAVGTDSLGRTVYKNQIFDPATTRIVSGVVVRDPFPGNVIPKSRWDKAATQVAALWVTPNKPGFSQNYYNLQAGGFNHDQADGRVDMQIDPADLAFVRLSYDRTYTIATRPWKTAGGNTGEIDTFYDSAMAWTHTFSSNLVNDVRVGFLRGELARLTPSTDVDSLLIPNLVQEALPSMSPAGYQGIGDSPGFDPTQQEYQLTDNLTVVKGKHILSFGGDFRRFNINDLQLTATSYSFNTLQTANGTNTSTGNSFASLLLGLSSQYTADTNTGRFYERSNYFGVYGQDVYKVNQNLTLNLGLRYDVEQNPNELDYNGSNFDLASGQIITMRQLGANRIQHTQWGNFGPRVGFTWDPFSKGTIIRGSYGIFYMPLTGRATSAYNRFPKDQPFTLQSSGYAPAVVLSQTPAITPSTNGYNLNQQYDDPNAHVPYFQQISFDVQQSLPWRFVGQVGYTNSVSRHLWENVQYNQIPIAEVQAAGRGTQSMRPYPNFANIGNFYAGQSTSYNALLAQVQRRFDNGLMLQAAFTWSKFIDVNDDNFSGLYPQDQYNMKAERGLSLANIPARFIMAGLYDLPFGEGRAFIQHGIFAALIGGWEAGGIFSVQSGQQTWIKAANNTSGTFSQMMRPNLTGNPFLSGSERTLTQWFNTNAFSAPALLTFGNSPKTPNVQGPAWYNLDFNIHRDIPVPITESTKLELRGECFDCANHPNFMPPNGTFGTATFGQITSANSSRVIQVAAKFWF